One genomic region from Lycorma delicatula isolate Av1 chromosome 1, ASM4794821v1, whole genome shotgun sequence encodes:
- the LOC142317755 gene encoding SCAN domain-containing protein 3-like yields MSEAKKKKRQYSVEYIKYGFIENSTNPSLPLCLLCSKTFSNEAMKPSRLQDHLNKMHPDKKDKNVAYFQDLEKKHNAQPSVSKLFSMAAKQDDDGLRASYNISLLIAQTGKPHTIGETLILPAIKEVITTVLHKPAADIIRKIPLSNSSVQRRIDEMAENIEKSLCNHLKTSKFSIQLDESTLPTNEALLLSYVRFIKDEKICQELLFARNLEIDTKGETVFKTLEKFCDEKGIPLKNIVSAATDGAPAMTGCQKGFISYLKNKIPDVLAVHCVIHRQHLVARNLSERLFQSLQHVIRAVNKIRNNSLNDRLFNQLCVDNDEDFNRFQQRHRIARKPHHIKE; encoded by the coding sequence ATGTCGGAAGCAAAAAAGAAGAAACGGCAATACAgtgtagaatatattaaatatggatTCATAGAAAATTCGACAAACCCATCTTTGCCTTTGTGCCTTCtttgttcaaaaacattttcaaacgaAGCGATGAAGCCTTCAAGACTTCAAGATCATTTGAATAAAATGCATCCGGATAAGAAGGACAAAAATGTAGCCTATTTTCAAGATCTGGAAAAGAAGCATAATGCTCAGCCAAGTGTATCGAAACTTTTTTCGATGGCTGCTAAGCAAGACGATGACGGGCTTCGAGCTTCATACAATATCTCTCTGTTAATTGCTCAAACAGGTAAACCACACACCATCGGAGAAACGTTAATTTTGCCGGCGATAAAAGAAGTTATAACTACTGTGCTCCATAAACCGGCGGCAGATATAATTCGAAAAATTCCTTTGAGCAATAGTTCTGTCCAAAGACGAATTGATGAAATGGCTGAAAACATTGAAAAGTCATTGTGCAATCATCTGAAGActagtaaattttcaattcagttgGATGAGTCCACTTTACCAACTAATGAAGCATTGTTGTTGTCTTACGTGAgatttattaaagatgaaaaaatatgtcaAGAACTTCTATTTGCTAGAAATTTAGAGATAGACACGAAAGGAGAAACCGTATTTAAAACACTGgaaaagttttgtgatgaaaaagGAATTCCGTTGAAGAATATTGTATCAGCTGCTACAGATGGTGCTCCAGCTATGACGGGATGTCAAAAAGGCTTCATAtcgtacttaaaaaacaaaattcctgaTGTGCTTGCTGTACATTGCGTTATACATCGACAGCATTTAGTTGCTAGAAATTTAAGTGAACGACTATTTCAATCATTGCAACATGTCATCAGAGCAGTCAATAAAATCCGAAACAACTCTTTAAATGACAGATTATTTAATCAGCTTTGTGTTGATAATGATGAAGATTTCAACAGATTTCAACAAAGACACAGAATTGCGCGAAAACCTCATCACATCAAAGAATGA
- the LOC142317754 gene encoding protein FAM200A-like, which translates to MNLQLQGDDLNLIKTKNVVAAFVAKLLLHKKNIGRREFHNFPNLSVSCNNDDLLVYCQHLENLHSDFIERFQDILKLEIPDWVLDPFSKFIIAISPQLEEELIELTTNEEIKIKYKNGYQQFWLQKSIPQLYPGLWSIVERFLIAFPSSYLCERGFSAVTTLLTKKRNHLQDTKRGDLRLFLSKIEPDINKLIKYHQIHPSH; encoded by the coding sequence ATGAATCTCCAACTTCAAGGCGATGActtgaacttaataaaaacaaaaaatgtcgtCGCTGCTTTCGTAGCCAAGCTGCTCTTACACAAGAAGAATATCGGCAGACGTGAGTTCCATAATTTTCCCAATTTATCAGTATCCTGCAACAACGACGACTTGCTCGTCTACTGCCAACATTTGGAAAATCTTCACAGTGATTTCATTGAAAGATTCCAGGACATTTTGAAATTGGAAATACCAGACTGGGTGTTAGATCCTTTTTCAAAATTCATCATAGCAATATCACCCCAGTTGGAAGAAGAACTTATAGAACTGACAACGAAcgaggaaataaaaatcaaatacaaaaatggcTACCAACAATTTTGGCTACAAAAGTCAATTCCGCAGTTGTATCCTGGATTGTGGTCTATCGTTGAACGATTTTTGATAGCATTCCCATCGTCATATTTGTGTGAACGTGGATTTAGCGCTGTGACAACGCTGCTTACTAAAAAGAGAAATCATTTGCAAGATACCAAACGCGGCGACTTACGACTGTTTTTGAGTAAAATCGAACCTGAtatcaacaaacttattaaatatcatcaaattcaTCCATCTCATTAG